The genomic DNA ACAGGAAGAATTCCCCAGTCACTTAAACGATGGGCGAGCACGGTGGTTGCTGCGTCATGGATATCCCTGAAACGAACGCCCGGTTCATTTGCCCGGGCAAGAGCTGCTTCGCATGCGTCAAGGACAGCCTGGTAGATCTTGGCCTGAATGGGGGAGAAACGGCCATTCACAGGCAAAGTTCGGGTGATGTCCGCGGTGTAGAGCGAGTCCACTTCGATTCCAGCATCAACGAGGACGAGGTCGCCCTCGTTCACAGGTCCGTCATTGTCGATCCAGTGAAGGGTGTTCGCATGGTTGCCGGACGCGGCAATGGTGTCATAGCCGAGGCCGTTGCCCTCTTCGCGTGCGACAGCTCCGAATGCTCCTTCGATGACACGTTCGCCGCGACGATGCTGGATGGCTCGGGGCAGACAGCGGATGATGTCGGTGAAGCCCCGGTGAGTGGCGTCAACGGCTCGGCGAAGCTCATCAAGTTCGTACCGGTCTTTAATGAGGCGAATCTCGGAGAGGTGTGCCTCTAATGCGTGGTCGTCATCTTGAGCATCGGCGCCGCTGGGAAGTCCGGCCTGCTGGCGAACCTCATTGACGAGTGCCTCGACCTGAGAATCGACGTCGCGAACGATGCGTAAGCCAACGGTTCCCGCATCCTTAGCTAGGGCATCTCGGAGAGTGTCAATATGTTCGCAGCGCAGTCCGGTTGCAACGGCGACCTCGTCAAGTGAGGGACGAGCACCCACCCAGAATTCGCCGTAACGGGAGTCGCTGTAGAACTCTTCTGAGGAACGTGATGCGCGCGGCTTGAAATAGAGGACGGCTTCGTGTGTTCCATCCTCTGTGGGTTCGAGGACGATCACGGCGTCAGGTTCTTTTTCTGCGCCAAGGCCCGAGAGGTAGGCGAAAGCAGAGTGCGCCCGGAAACGGTAATCCGTGTCGTTGGAACGGACCTTGTAGGTGCCTGCGGGGATGACGAGGCGGTCGTGACCAAAGGGCGCTCCAGCCTTTGTTGCGCGCTGCGGAAGGAAATCTGCAACAGCTTCCCTCCGAGGTGTGGGAATGTGACGCTCACCCCAATGTGATCCCATGAAGTCACGGAAAGCCTGAGATTCTGGGCGGCGTGAACGTGACTGTCCTCGTTGAGCGAGGGTGTCGGGGGAAGTCGCGGATGCGCTGTCCGAGGTATTCGCTGAGGAAGAGTCTGCGGAAACAGGGGTGTGATCAGTCATGTGTCCTATCTTCTCACTGTCAGCGGCATCAGTCTGGTCGAATTCATATACCCTCTGTTTATGCTCCTCATTGACCCGCATACTCACTCAGCTGTTTCGGATGGCACGGACGCTCCCGATCAGTTGCTCCACCTGGGAGCCAAGGCGGGTTTAACGATGCTGGGTTTAACGGATCACGACACTTTCGCCGGATGGGACGAGGCCGAGTCCGCCGTTGCCTCGTCAGGGGTCTCACTCATCCGCGGTGTGGAGATTTCATGTGCGACCCAGGGGATCACGGTGCATCTTTTGGGTTATCTTCCCGACCCAACACATGCGGAGCTTGTGTCGGTTCTTGACCGGACGCGTCTGTCGCGGGAAACCCGTGCGCGCAACATCGTTGAGCGCCTCAGCGCTGACTTCCCCGTGACGTGGTCCGATGTTCTTCGCTGGGCTCCCGAGGATGGTCCCATCGGTCGCCCCCACATCGCGGATGCCCTGATCGAGGCGGGTGTATGTCAAGATCGGTCGGAGGTTTTTGCCACGCTCCTTCGCACGTCCAGCCCCTACTACGTTCGCCACTGGGCACCCGACGCAGTTGACGCAGTGGCCTTGGTGCGTCGTGCAGGAGGAGTTCCCGTGCTCGCTCACCCATTGGCGAGGACGCGTCAGCGATTCCTCCCCCCTGAATCGGCGATCGACGACATGGCTGAGGCAGGGCTCTTTGGGATCGAGTGCGAGCACCGCGATCACAGCGTCGAGGACCGACACCGCGCCCGCGACATCGCCAAGCGACTGGGTTTGAGAGTTTTTGGTTCCTCGGACTACCACGGAACGGGCAAGCCGAACCGTTTGGGTGAGAACGTCACCGATCCGCGTGTCATTGCTGAGCTTGAGGAACAAG from Schaalia sp. ZJ405 includes the following:
- a CDS encoding aminopeptidase P family protein gives rise to the protein MTDHTPVSADSSSANTSDSASATSPDTLAQRGQSRSRRPESQAFRDFMGSHWGERHIPTPRREAVADFLPQRATKAGAPFGHDRLVIPAGTYKVRSNDTDYRFRAHSAFAYLSGLGAEKEPDAVIVLEPTEDGTHEAVLYFKPRASRSSEEFYSDSRYGEFWVGARPSLDEVAVATGLRCEHIDTLRDALAKDAGTVGLRIVRDVDSQVEALVNEVRQQAGLPSGADAQDDDHALEAHLSEIRLIKDRYELDELRRAVDATHRGFTDIIRCLPRAIQHRRGERVIEGAFGAVAREEGNGLGYDTIAASGNHANTLHWIDNDGPVNEGDLVLVDAGIEVDSLYTADITRTLPVNGRFSPIQAKIYQAVLDACEAALARANEPGVRFRDIHDAATTVLAHRLSDWGILPVSPEEALSPEGMQHRRWMPHGTSHHLGLDVHDCAQARREMYQDALLEPGMAFTIEPGLYFRSDDLAVPEEFRGIGVRIEDDVVVNADGSVTRISEDIPRTIADVEAWIEDVQSSTK
- a CDS encoding PHP domain-containing protein; this translates as MLLIDPHTHSAVSDGTDAPDQLLHLGAKAGLTMLGLTDHDTFAGWDEAESAVASSGVSLIRGVEISCATQGITVHLLGYLPDPTHAELVSVLDRTRLSRETRARNIVERLSADFPVTWSDVLRWAPEDGPIGRPHIADALIEAGVCQDRSEVFATLLRTSSPYYVRHWAPDAVDAVALVRRAGGVPVLAHPLARTRQRFLPPESAIDDMAEAGLFGIECEHRDHSVEDRHRARDIAKRLGLRVFGSSDYHGTGKPNRLGENVTDPRVIAELEEQGTVEVIRP